The following coding sequences lie in one Nitratireductor mangrovi genomic window:
- a CDS encoding glycoside hydrolase family 43 protein yields the protein MIRNPILPGFNPDPSICRVGGDYYIATSTFEWYPGVQIHHSTDLASWRLAKRPLERASQLDMRGNPDSGGIWAPCLSHSDGLFWLVYTDVKRLDGNFKDAHNYIVTAPAIEGPWSDPVYVNSSGFDPSLFHDDDGRKWFLNMVWNHVSQGVGGQPKHPSFAGILLQEWDPVAGQLVGEARNIFAGSSHGLVEGPHLFKRDGWYYLTTAEGGTGYDHAVTMARSRSIDGPYELHPDTHLITSKDAPDAPLQRAGHGQLVETPKGEAYHTHLCSRPLPGLRRSPLGRETAIQKCVWGEDGWLRLAQGGFVPDLDVPAPGGNGASPPPPGQNRLRRDFDTPDLPPEFQWLRTPYAERIFSLTARPGFLRLIGRESLGSWFEQALVARRQEHFSFRAETLVDAAPAHFQQAAGLVHYYNRHKLHFLAITHDVRHGRVLTIMSCPGQWPDGKLEFPLAEPVPLPAEGPVSLAADVDGASLKFLWKQEGTDWQAIGRVLDASVISDEGGRGEHGSFTGAFIGMAAFDTSGAALPADFAHFTYEGRDG from the coding sequence ATGATCCGCAACCCCATCCTTCCCGGTTTCAATCCCGACCCGTCCATCTGCCGGGTCGGCGGGGACTATTACATCGCGACGTCGACCTTCGAATGGTATCCTGGCGTCCAGATCCACCATTCGACGGACCTGGCGAGCTGGCGGCTGGCCAAGCGGCCGCTGGAGCGCGCCAGCCAGCTCGACATGCGCGGCAATCCCGATTCCGGCGGCATCTGGGCACCATGCCTCAGCCATTCCGACGGGCTGTTCTGGCTGGTCTATACCGACGTCAAGCGTCTCGACGGCAATTTCAAGGACGCGCACAACTACATCGTCACCGCTCCAGCGATCGAAGGTCCCTGGTCAGACCCCGTCTACGTGAACTCGTCCGGTTTCGACCCTTCGTTGTTCCACGACGATGACGGGCGCAAATGGTTCCTGAACATGGTCTGGAACCATGTCTCGCAAGGTGTCGGCGGCCAGCCGAAGCACCCTTCCTTTGCCGGCATCCTGTTGCAGGAATGGGATCCGGTCGCAGGTCAGCTGGTTGGCGAGGCGAGGAATATCTTTGCCGGCAGCTCGCACGGGCTCGTCGAGGGTCCGCATCTCTTCAAGCGTGATGGCTGGTACTACCTGACTACTGCGGAAGGCGGTACCGGCTACGACCATGCGGTCACCATGGCGCGGTCGCGCTCGATCGATGGGCCGTACGAACTCCATCCCGACACGCATCTGATTACGTCGAAGGATGCGCCTGACGCTCCGTTGCAGCGCGCCGGACACGGACAGTTGGTGGAGACGCCGAAAGGCGAGGCCTATCACACCCATCTCTGCTCGCGACCGTTACCGGGCTTGCGCCGATCGCCGCTGGGGCGCGAAACCGCGATCCAGAAATGCGTCTGGGGCGAGGACGGCTGGTTGCGCCTTGCCCAGGGCGGCTTCGTGCCTGATCTGGATGTGCCTGCGCCGGGCGGAAATGGGGCTTCTCCTCCGCCCCCCGGACAAAACCGACTGCGGCGCGATTTCGACACGCCCGACCTGCCGCCCGAATTCCAGTGGCTGCGCACGCCTTATGCCGAGCGCATCTTCTCGCTCACCGCCAGACCCGGCTTCCTGCGCTTGATCGGCCGTGAATCGCTCGGCAGTTGGTTCGAGCAGGCGCTGGTTGCGCGCCGCCAGGAGCATTTTTCCTTCCGTGCCGAAACGCTTGTCGATGCAGCGCCGGCGCATTTCCAGCAGGCGGCGGGCCTCGTGCATTATTACAACCGCCACAAGCTGCATTTTCTCGCCATTACCCACGACGTGCGTCACGGACGTGTACTGACGATCATGTCCTGTCCCGGTCAATGGCCCGACGGCAAGCTGGAGTTTCCGCTCGCCGAACCCGTTCCCTTGCCTGCGGAGGGCCCGGTGTCGCTGGCTGCCGACGTGGACGGCGCGAGCCTCAAGTTCCTCTGGAAGCAGGAAGGCACCGACTGGCAGGCGATCGGCCGGGTGCTGGACGCCAGTGTCATCTCCGACGAAGGCGGTCGCGGCGAGCATGGCTCCTTCACCGGCGCCTTCATCGGTATGGCGGCCTTCGATACAAGTGGCGCGGCGCTGCCGGCCGACTTCGCCCATTTTACCTATGAGGGCAGGGACGGTTGA
- a CDS encoding carbohydrate ABC transporter permease encodes MTTLAMDRGAVVAGSVALDGPRGPKPRRISIARIGIYAFLVMSAIYFTIPLWVMIVTSLKTMPEIRQGNLFAWPSELTFEPWIQAWSEACTGRDCEGVRPGFWNSVKITVPSVIISIVIAAINGYALSYWRFRGSEIFFGLLLFGAFVPYQVVIYPLIIAFREMGIFATLPGIIIIHTIFGMPILTLLFRNFFGALPAELFKAARVDGAGFWQIFVMIMLPMSVPITIVAVIIQVTGIWNDFLFGVVFAGRENMPMTVQLNNIVITTTGIREYNVHMAATILTAAVPLAVYFISGKWFVRGIAAGAVKG; translated from the coding sequence ATGACGACGCTCGCCATGGACCGGGGAGCGGTCGTCGCCGGCTCCGTCGCGCTGGACGGGCCGCGCGGTCCGAAGCCCAGGCGCATCTCGATCGCCCGCATCGGCATCTATGCCTTCCTCGTCATGTCGGCGATCTATTTCACGATTCCGCTCTGGGTGATGATCGTTACCTCGCTGAAGACCATGCCGGAGATCCGTCAGGGCAATCTCTTTGCCTGGCCGTCCGAGCTCACCTTCGAGCCATGGATACAGGCATGGTCTGAGGCCTGCACCGGGCGCGACTGCGAGGGCGTGCGCCCGGGCTTCTGGAACTCCGTCAAGATCACGGTCCCGAGCGTCATCATCTCGATCGTCATCGCTGCCATCAACGGTTACGCACTCAGCTACTGGCGCTTCAGGGGCTCGGAAATCTTCTTCGGGCTGCTGCTGTTCGGCGCCTTCGTTCCCTATCAGGTGGTGATCTATCCGCTCATCATCGCCTTTCGCGAGATGGGCATCTTCGCCACCTTGCCCGGTATCATCATCATCCACACCATCTTCGGCATGCCGATCCTGACACTGCTGTTCCGCAACTTCTTTGGCGCGCTGCCGGCGGAACTGTTCAAGGCCGCCCGCGTCGACGGTGCCGGCTTCTGGCAGATCTTCGTCATGATCATGCTGCCGATGTCGGTGCCGATCACCATTGTCGCGGTGATCATCCAGGTCACCGGCATCTGGAACGACTTCCTGTTTGGCGTCGTGTTCGCCGGCCGCGAGAACATGCCGATGACCGTCCAGCTCAACAACATCGTTATCACGACCACCGGCATCCGCGAATACAACGTTCACATGGCGGCGACCATCTTGACGGCCGCGGTTCCGCTGGCGGTCTATTTCATCTCCGGCAAATGGTTCGTGCGCGGCATCGCCGCTGGTGCGGTCAAGGGGTAG
- a CDS encoding septal ring lytic transglycosylase RlpA family protein, with product MKSAFHAPAARLVAVGLVLAATTGAASAQCGRASWYALTSRTASGERMNPAAMTAAHRTLPFGTRLKVINQRNGRSVVVRINDRGPFIRGRVLDLSKAAAQKLGFIRAGHAKVCMTTVG from the coding sequence ATGAAATCAGCATTCCACGCGCCCGCCGCGCGTCTCGTGGCCGTCGGCCTTGTTCTCGCCGCGACCACCGGCGCCGCCTCGGCACAATGCGGTCGCGCTTCCTGGTATGCGCTCACCTCCAGGACCGCGTCAGGCGAGCGAATGAATCCGGCGGCGATGACAGCTGCCCACCGCACGTTGCCCTTCGGTACACGGCTCAAGGTGATCAACCAGCGCAATGGCCGCTCGGTGGTGGTACGCATCAACGACCGCGGCCCCTTCATCCGCGGCCGCGTGCTCGACCTGTCGAAGGCGGCGGCACAGAAGCTCGGCTTCATTCGCGCCGGCCACGCCAAGGTCTGCATGACGACGGTTGGCTGA
- a CDS encoding ABC transporter ATP-binding protein — MTSVSIKNLSLDFGAVSVLKSLDLDVQEGEFLVLLGPSGCGKSTLLNCIAGLLDVSDGQIFIKDRNVTWEEPKDRGIGMVFQSYALYPQMTVEKNLSFGLRVARMPRDEIERRVARAAEILQIEPLLGRKPAELSGGQRQRVAIGRALVRDVDVFLFDEPLSNLDAKLRGELRVEIKRLHQRLENTMIYVTHDQIEALTLADRIAVMKGGVIQQLDAPQAIYNRPVNRFVAGFIGSPGMNFVEGRIDGGAAPAFAAGDVDVPLERYEFDRGGSDGTACSLGIRPEHVALGDAAAAMPFKREVGIEIVEPMGSDTLVWTRFGGADFSFRVEAEKPVRVGEKVTIGFDPGRASLFDSSSGDRL; from the coding sequence ATGACCAGCGTATCGATCAAGAACCTCTCCCTGGATTTCGGCGCCGTGTCGGTGCTGAAGTCGCTCGATCTCGATGTCCAGGAAGGCGAGTTTCTCGTCCTGCTCGGACCGTCCGGCTGCGGCAAGTCCACCCTGTTGAACTGCATCGCCGGGCTGCTCGACGTCTCCGACGGGCAGATATTCATCAAGGACCGCAACGTCACCTGGGAGGAGCCCAAGGACCGTGGCATCGGCATGGTGTTCCAGTCCTATGCGCTCTACCCGCAGATGACGGTGGAGAAAAACCTCTCCTTCGGCCTGCGTGTTGCCCGCATGCCCAGGGACGAGATCGAGCGGCGGGTGGCGCGCGCCGCTGAAATCCTGCAGATCGAGCCGCTTCTGGGCCGCAAGCCGGCGGAGCTGTCCGGCGGCCAGCGCCAGCGTGTCGCCATCGGGCGTGCGCTGGTGCGCGACGTCGACGTGTTCCTGTTCGACGAGCCGCTTTCCAACCTCGACGCCAAGCTGCGGGGCGAACTGCGTGTCGAGATCAAGCGCCTGCACCAGCGGCTCGAAAACACCATGATCTACGTCACCCATGACCAGATCGAGGCGTTGACGCTCGCCGACCGCATCGCCGTCATGAAGGGTGGCGTGATCCAGCAGCTCGACGCGCCGCAGGCGATCTACAACCGGCCGGTCAACCGCTTTGTAGCCGGCTTCATCGGCTCTCCGGGCATGAACTTCGTCGAGGGCCGCATCGATGGCGGCGCCGCGCCTGCCTTCGCCGCAGGTGACGTCGACGTGCCGCTCGAGCGCTATGAATTTGATCGCGGCGGCTCCGACGGCACTGCCTGCTCGCTTGGCATACGCCCCGAGCACGTCGCACTCGGCGATGCCGCCGCCGCAATGCCTTTCAAGCGCGAGGTCGGGATCGAGATCGTCGAGCCGATGGGTTCCGACACGCTGGTCTGGACCCGCTTTGGCGGTGCCGACTTCTCCTTCAGGGTCGAGGCAGAAAAGCCGGTGCGCGTTGGCGAGAAGGTGACCATCGGTTTCGACCCCGGGCGTGCGTCCCTGTTCGATTCATCGAGCGGCGACCGTCTCTGA
- a CDS encoding SMP-30/gluconolactonase/LRE family protein, with protein sequence MTDDVSIFCDIACELGEGPAYDPDRNRLYWFDISGKKLLEKAWPDGTTVVHDLPFMASAIAVIDDERQLIAAEDGLHVRDAASGRLERLVAIEADNPLTRANDSRVHPCGAFWIGTMAKDEGGSAGSIYWFFKGELRRLYPDIGIPNSICFSPDGHIAYFTDTPKGLLHRVACDPSTGLPTGEPAVFLDWRGKKGFIDGSVVDADGVLWNARWAGGAVDAWSPDAELIRTLSVPASQSTCPAFVGPDASRMIVTSAWKGLSEEKRRSQPHAGKTFLLDVTVRGRFEPRVKIA encoded by the coding sequence ATGACCGACGACGTCAGCATCTTCTGCGACATCGCCTGCGAACTCGGCGAGGGACCCGCCTACGATCCCGACCGCAACCGGCTCTACTGGTTCGACATCAGCGGCAAGAAACTGCTGGAAAAGGCGTGGCCCGACGGCACGACGGTCGTTCACGACCTGCCCTTCATGGCGAGCGCGATTGCCGTCATCGACGACGAACGCCAGTTGATTGCCGCCGAGGACGGCCTGCATGTGCGGGACGCCGCATCCGGACGGCTCGAGCGGCTGGTCGCGATCGAGGCCGACAACCCGCTGACGCGGGCCAACGATTCCCGGGTCCATCCGTGCGGTGCATTCTGGATCGGCACCATGGCCAAGGACGAAGGCGGCAGCGCCGGCTCCATCTACTGGTTCTTCAAAGGTGAGTTGCGCCGCCTTTATCCTGATATCGGCATCCCCAACTCGATCTGCTTCTCCCCCGACGGGCACATCGCCTACTTCACCGACACGCCGAAGGGACTGCTCCACAGGGTCGCTTGCGACCCATCGACAGGCTTGCCGACCGGGGAGCCGGCGGTTTTCCTCGACTGGCGCGGCAAGAAGGGCTTCATTGACGGTTCAGTCGTCGATGCCGACGGAGTGCTATGGAATGCTCGCTGGGCCGGTGGCGCCGTCGACGCATGGTCGCCCGACGCCGAGTTGATCAGGACGCTGAGCGTACCGGCTTCGCAGTCGACCTGTCCGGCCTTCGTCGGTCCCGATGCCTCGCGGATGATCGTGACGTCGGCATGGAAGGGGCTGAGCGAGGAAAAACGTCGGTCGCAACCGCATGCCGGCAAGACCTTCCTGCTCGATGTCACCGTGCGCGGGCGCTTCGAGCCACGGGTGAAGATCGCCTGA
- a CDS encoding ABC transporter substrate-binding protein: MRYGLLTALLATSVAVPMAQTASAAEVEVMHWWTSGGEQAAVSVFADEFDKLGDDKWLDTAIAGGPNSRAATMQRVLGGDPPGAAQFNPGRQYEELIEGGYLLDLTELAEKEGWKDFIRPESILTNACEKDGKIWCVPVNIHSWQWGWASIPVFEKSGVEVTTNLQDFLKAAPKIKEAGFIPFAIGGETWQHSGAFNNAVIVSVIGKEGYYKLFRDKDAEYARSAEVTEVFKIWRELVSYIDEGSANRNWNDTTNLVITDKAALQIMGDWARGEFAVAGEKPGVDYECLPGPSDTPYLTTDGDIFLFPKQDDPEVEAAQLKMASMMINPRVQALFNLAKGSLPVRADVDLSLADACMKKGLALLDDPETVITATNRFLTEDTSGQINDLVAEFSFNSSVSIEDAQERFATILENAD; this comes from the coding sequence ATGCGTTACGGACTTCTGACCGCCTTGCTGGCGACATCGGTCGCCGTGCCGATGGCCCAGACCGCCTCTGCCGCCGAGGTGGAGGTCATGCATTGGTGGACCTCGGGCGGCGAACAGGCCGCAGTTTCCGTTTTCGCCGACGAGTTCGACAAGCTCGGCGACGACAAATGGCTCGATACGGCAATCGCCGGCGGCCCGAATTCGCGCGCGGCCACCATGCAGCGCGTGCTTGGCGGCGATCCGCCCGGCGCGGCGCAGTTCAATCCCGGCCGCCAGTATGAAGAGCTGATCGAGGGCGGCTACCTGCTCGACCTCACCGAGCTCGCCGAGAAGGAGGGCTGGAAGGATTTCATCCGTCCCGAGAGCATCCTGACCAACGCCTGCGAAAAGGACGGCAAGATCTGGTGCGTGCCGGTCAACATCCATTCCTGGCAGTGGGGCTGGGCGTCGATCCCGGTCTTCGAGAAGTCGGGTGTCGAGGTGACGACCAATCTGCAGGACTTCCTCAAGGCCGCGCCCAAGATCAAGGAAGCGGGCTTTATCCCCTTCGCCATCGGCGGCGAGACCTGGCAGCATTCGGGCGCTTTCAACAATGCCGTCATCGTCAGCGTGATCGGCAAGGAGGGCTACTACAAGCTCTTCCGTGACAAGGACGCCGAATACGCCCGCTCCGCCGAAGTGACCGAGGTCTTCAAGATCTGGCGCGAGCTGGTCTCCTACATCGACGAAGGTTCGGCCAACCGCAACTGGAACGACACCACCAATCTGGTGATCACCGACAAGGCCGCCCTGCAGATCATGGGCGACTGGGCCCGGGGTGAATTCGCCGTCGCCGGCGAGAAGCCGGGCGTCGACTATGAGTGCCTGCCGGGCCCGTCGGATACGCCGTATCTGACCACCGACGGCGACATCTTCCTGTTCCCGAAGCAGGACGATCCCGAGGTCGAGGCGGCCCAGCTCAAGATGGCGTCGATGATGATCAACCCGCGCGTCCAGGCGCTGTTCAACTTGGCCAAGGGCTCGCTGCCGGTTCGCGCCGACGTCGACCTGTCGCTCGCCGACGCCTGCATGAAGAAAGGCCTGGCGCTGCTCGACGACCCCGAGACGGTCATCACCGCGACCAACCGCTTCTTGACCGAGGACACTTCGGGCCAGATCAACGACCTGGTTGCCGAGTTCTCGTTCAACAGCTCGGTCTCGATCGAGGACGCTCAGGAGCGCTTCGCGACCATCCTCGAAAACGCCGACTGA
- a CDS encoding SDR family NAD(P)-dependent oxidoreductase — translation MMTDANYPDLNGASVLITGGGTGIGASLTEGFARQGAKVAFIDIAEDESHALCDRVEAGTGRRPLFLATDLRDIAALRAAAEKAAEKHGPVNVLVNNAARDDRHRVEEVTQEFWDNNQAINLRPQFFAIQAVVPAMKQAGQGSIVNFTSTSYMINGGGFASYTAAKAGVVGLTKGLAGELGPFGIRVNAIAPGWVLTERQRRLWVTEKGLNAHLDRQCLKEEMHPDDMVGPCLFLASSASRMVTAQTLVVDAGSV, via the coding sequence ATGATGACAGATGCGAACTATCCGGACCTGAACGGAGCGTCCGTGCTGATCACGGGCGGCGGGACCGGCATCGGCGCCAGCCTGACCGAAGGCTTTGCCCGCCAGGGCGCCAAGGTTGCGTTCATCGACATCGCCGAAGACGAGAGCCACGCGCTTTGCGACCGCGTGGAGGCCGGCACCGGAAGACGGCCGCTGTTCCTTGCCACCGACCTGCGCGACATAGCGGCCTTGCGCGCGGCGGCGGAAAAGGCGGCCGAAAAGCACGGGCCGGTGAATGTCCTGGTCAACAACGCGGCGCGCGACGATCGCCACAGGGTCGAGGAGGTGACGCAAGAATTCTGGGACAACAATCAGGCGATCAATCTGAGGCCGCAATTCTTCGCGATCCAGGCCGTCGTGCCGGCGATGAAGCAGGCGGGCCAGGGTTCGATCGTCAACTTCACCTCCACCTCCTATATGATCAACGGTGGCGGCTTTGCTTCCTATACCGCCGCCAAGGCGGGCGTGGTCGGCCTGACCAAGGGGCTGGCCGGCGAACTCGGCCCCTTCGGCATCCGGGTCAACGCGATCGCGCCCGGCTGGGTTTTGACCGAGCGCCAGCGCCGGCTCTGGGTCACCGAAAAGGGACTGAACGCGCATCTCGACCGGCAATGCCTGAAGGAAGAAATGCACCCCGATGATATGGTCGGCCCATGCCTGTTCCTGGCCTCGTCGGCCTCGCGCATGGTCACGGCCCAGACGCTGGTCGTCGACGCCGGCTCGGTTTGA
- a CDS encoding Gfo/Idh/MocA family protein: MARTLGVGVIGCGNISAAYFGLAPLFRGIEMRACADIDMAAAEARAREFGVRAESVEKLLAARDIDIVVNLTVPSAHYDVSRAILKAGKHVYSEKPFVLSVKKGLDLAKRARKKGLRIGSAPDTFLGGSHQLARHLIDAGRVGRITSGTAHVMSHGMEHWHPNPDFFFQPGGGPILDLGPYYIANLIHLIGPVRRVGALTSIPASERTITSQPRHGEKIPVTTPTTIHALLEFASGAVVTFNASWDVWDHGHAPMELYGENGTLHVPDPNFFGGEVRFTEGTKFVRKAPRWDHVLGIPNRKHSEGMMANYRTAGLADMAIAILEDRPHRCGLDLALHTIEVMTAILKSGDNGRFVEMKTSCERPAALGVKDARALLARRRQAKAA, encoded by the coding sequence ATGGCCCGGACACTTGGCGTTGGGGTGATTGGCTGCGGCAACATCTCGGCCGCCTATTTCGGCCTCGCACCGCTTTTTCGTGGCATCGAGATGCGCGCTTGCGCCGATATCGACATGGCAGCCGCCGAAGCGCGTGCCCGTGAATTCGGCGTCCGCGCCGAATCCGTCGAGAAGCTGCTCGCGGCGAGGGATATCGACATCGTCGTCAACCTCACGGTGCCGTCGGCGCACTATGACGTATCGAGGGCGATCCTCAAGGCCGGCAAGCACGTCTATTCCGAGAAGCCTTTCGTTCTGTCGGTCAAGAAGGGCTTGGACCTTGCGAAGCGGGCCAGGAAGAAGGGACTGCGTATCGGTTCTGCGCCGGACACCTTCCTCGGCGGCAGCCATCAGCTTGCCCGCCATCTGATCGATGCCGGCAGGGTCGGGCGCATCACCAGTGGCACGGCGCATGTCATGAGCCACGGGATGGAGCACTGGCACCCCAATCCCGACTTCTTCTTCCAGCCCGGCGGCGGGCCGATCCTCGACCTCGGCCCCTACTACATCGCCAATCTGATCCATCTGATCGGACCGGTCAGGCGCGTCGGCGCGCTGACGTCGATCCCGGCGAGCGAACGCACGATCACCTCTCAGCCTCGCCACGGCGAAAAGATACCTGTGACGACCCCGACGACGATCCACGCGCTGCTCGAATTCGCGAGCGGTGCCGTCGTCACCTTTAACGCCAGCTGGGATGTCTGGGACCATGGCCATGCGCCGATGGAGCTCTACGGTGAGAATGGCACTCTCCACGTGCCCGATCCGAATTTCTTCGGCGGCGAGGTTCGGTTCACGGAAGGAACGAAGTTCGTCCGCAAGGCGCCGCGCTGGGACCATGTGCTCGGCATTCCCAACCGCAAGCATTCCGAAGGCATGATGGCCAACTACCGCACTGCCGGCCTCGCGGACATGGCGATCGCCATCCTGGAGGATCGGCCGCATCGCTGCGGTCTTGATCTGGCCCTGCACACGATCGAGGTCATGACGGCGATCCTGAAGTCGGGCGACAATGGCCGGTTCGTCGAGATGAAGACGAGCTGCGAGCGGCCCGCCGCGCTCGGCGTCAAGGACGCGCGCGCTCTGCTGGCCCGCAGGCGGCAGGCGAAGGCTGCGTGA
- a CDS encoding sugar phosphate isomerase/epimerase family protein has translation MTWSFQLYSARNFQPWEDVLATLADVGYRNVEGFGAVFADPKGFRAELDRHGLAMPTAHFSLEMLENDFSAAREIARALGVTLIACPFLPPEQRPGDAAGWTAFGKRLAKVGEAARWAGFDFAWHNHDFEFQRLPDGSIPQALIFDAAPEVGWEIDVAWVVRGGADVDQWVKDYADRIVAVHVKDIAPDGEAADEDGWADVGHGIIDWRGLLETLRARTPARHFIMEHDRPSDYARFARRSLEAVQSW, from the coding sequence ATGACCTGGTCGTTTCAGCTCTACAGCGCCCGCAATTTCCAACCCTGGGAAGACGTTCTGGCGACGCTTGCGGACGTCGGCTACCGCAACGTCGAAGGCTTCGGCGCCGTCTTCGCCGACCCGAAAGGGTTCCGCGCCGAACTCGACCGCCACGGCCTCGCAATGCCCACCGCGCATTTCTCGCTGGAAATGCTCGAGAATGACTTTTCCGCGGCGCGCGAGATCGCCAGGGCGCTCGGGGTCACGCTGATCGCCTGTCCGTTCCTGCCGCCCGAGCAGCGGCCAGGCGATGCCGCGGGCTGGACGGCATTCGGCAAGCGCCTGGCCAAGGTTGGCGAGGCGGCGCGCTGGGCCGGCTTCGATTTCGCCTGGCACAACCATGACTTCGAGTTTCAGCGGCTTCCCGACGGTTCGATCCCGCAGGCGTTGATCTTCGACGCCGCACCCGAGGTAGGCTGGGAGATCGATGTCGCCTGGGTGGTGCGCGGCGGCGCTGATGTCGATCAATGGGTCAAGGACTACGCCGACCGCATCGTTGCCGTGCACGTCAAGGACATCGCACCGGACGGCGAGGCCGCCGACGAGGATGGCTGGGCCGATGTCGGCCACGGCATCATCGACTGGCGCGGGCTGCTGGAAACGCTTCGTGCCCGGACGCCGGCGCGCCACTTCATCATGGAACATGACCGTCCCAGCGACTATGCGCGTTTCGCGCGCCGGTCCCTCGAGGCGGTCCAGAGCTGGTAG
- a CDS encoding carbohydrate ABC transporter permease, producing MASRPRRLPNIQSMIGCIPMIAVSVGVFVICIAYSITLSFTNSRLFPKFDFVGLMQYERLWDTPRWIVSVQNIWLYGVLVIGFNMIFGYLLAAFMDQRIKQEDLLRTIFLYPFALSLIVTGLVWQWMLDPNLGIEAAMQNWGFAGFEFAPISDPATAIYGVIIAGVWQGTGVTMAILLAGLRGVDAEIWKAARVDGIPNWRTYIFIVLPMIKGALATAFVLQAVSVVRVYDLIVAMTQGGPGIATQMPAVFVIEHITNRQNAGIGMAAATMMLLPIMALVGLRGYFQWRSSRAARRAQAAMEART from the coding sequence ATGGCCAGCCGCCCGCGGCGTCTGCCCAACATCCAGTCGATGATCGGCTGCATTCCGATGATCGCGGTGTCGGTGGGCGTATTCGTCATCTGCATCGCCTATTCGATCACGCTCTCCTTCACCAATTCGAGGCTGTTTCCGAAGTTCGATTTCGTCGGGCTGATGCAGTATGAGCGGCTGTGGGACACGCCACGCTGGATCGTCTCGGTCCAGAACATCTGGCTCTACGGCGTCCTCGTCATCGGCTTCAACATGATCTTCGGCTATCTGCTGGCCGCCTTCATGGACCAGCGCATCAAGCAGGAAGACCTGCTGCGCACCATCTTCCTATACCCCTTCGCCCTGTCGCTGATCGTCACCGGCCTGGTCTGGCAGTGGATGCTCGACCCCAATCTCGGCATCGAGGCGGCGATGCAGAACTGGGGTTTCGCCGGCTTCGAGTTCGCGCCGATCTCCGATCCCGCCACCGCCATTTACGGCGTCATCATCGCCGGCGTCTGGCAAGGCACCGGCGTCACGATGGCGATCCTGCTCGCCGGCCTGCGCGGCGTCGATGCCGAGATATGGAAGGCGGCGCGTGTCGACGGCATTCCCAACTGGCGCACCTACATCTTCATCGTGCTGCCGATGATCAAGGGCGCGCTTGCCACCGCCTTCGTGCTGCAGGCCGTTTCGGTGGTGCGTGTCTACGACCTCATCGTCGCCATGACGCAGGGCGGCCCGGGCATCGCGACCCAGATGCCTGCGGTCTTCGTCATCGAGCACATCACCAATCGCCAGAATGCCGGCATCGGCATGGCCGCGGCGACCATGATGCTTCTGCCGATCATGGCTCTGGTCGGCCTGCGCGGTTACTTCCAGTGGCGCTCCTCGCGCGCGGCGAGACGCGCCCAGGCTGCGATGGAGGCGCGAACATGA